The nucleotide sequence ACCCCTCGGTCACAGGTGCCCAGCGGATAAACACTAGTGAGATCAAACGGGCACCTCCGTGCAGATGGGCACCCGGGTGGGGACGGCTCGTCCTGAAGTGACAGGAGCATCTGGGCTGTCAATCTCCCATTGTCTCCTCCCGTTTTCCTCTGACACGGGTCGTCCTCGGTCGGTCCTGTTAATGAGCCGTTGCATGTGTGCAGACAGCTCAGCCACCCTGATGGCTCTTGgcctgcctgcagagccagctTCATTCTTCCCTCCTGCCCGGGTAACCATGCAAACcacgggggaaactgaggcacgcagtgGCGACTTCGAAATACTGCCCGGAATGCCCATTTTGTCCCAGGTCACTGCCACAGGGATGGAGCCCAGGCCGCAAGTTCAAGCCACGGGCGGGTCACTGCCGGCCAGCACCTCGGGGAAAGGAGCTGGTGGGCCGAGTCCGGGGCCTAGCGGGCACCTTGGACAGGTTGCTGGCTGTCTCAGTGGAGTGTCTGAGGACCGGCGTTCCCATGGTGATTCAGCTCTTCCCCTTGTCCCTCCAGCGCGGGGGTGCATGAGAGTGATGACTAGGGGTCGCAGGGGTAGACAGGGACAGTTAGCTGCCCCCTTCGTCTAGGCCCTCCGCAGACCAGCAGGGAGAAGGCGGCCCCGGTGCCAGACCCTTCGCTGCCCAAGCTAGGATGacgcaagggtggggggagacaaGCAAAGTATGAGACCaagatctggggggagggggcagagcacctgCGCGGGGCCAGCTGGCCCAGTGGGTACGAGAGGAGGATGACACACTGGCTGTAAAAATAAACCCTAGTTTGCATCGGTAACAGCTGGAAATTCCTCTGCGGTCGGGTGGGTGCCGCTGAGAGCAGACATTGGCCCCACTGTTCCATAGACCAGTGATGAGCAGGGATTCAACGTGAGCCGGTTATTTCGCCCCAATGCCAGGCGCTTTGCTGTCCAGAGGCCGTTGATGCCAATGGCAGCAGGCCTGCTGGACTCTGTATTTAGTGCGGTGCTGCGTGGCCCATCCGGAGAAAGAACAATGGGATGGGGGCGGAGAGAGAGAACAAGTGAGGGGTACTCATGGGGAGTAGGGAGAGAGGCCAGAAGCAGGCAGGTCCCTGGGAGTGACCGTTCGAGTCTGTGGAGGGCCCAGTCCCGGTGCAAGAGAGGCCCGGTGAGCCAGAGGAGATGGAGacggagaggcagcaggagatggAAGCTGCCAGAGGGGCGTGTTTGGGACCTGGCAGGAGCGCAGTGGAAGGGGCGACCTGCTGAAATCTCCAGGGCTAGAGCGCAGGGCTCCGAGGAACCGGGAGAgcggcggggcaggcagggaagctaAGCTGGGAGGGATCCCGCTGGGAAGAGCAGGGTGGCCCTCTACTTAGAAGGACTGACGTGACTGGCTTGGGCTAGAGGACAAGACAAGGACGTACAGAAAGTCCGGCTGTGGTCCCAGGCGCCAGGTTGTGTTACGTGGGACAGGGAGGGACGAGATGTCTGGAGCTTACCCAGGAAACGGACAGTGTTCGGTGCTTCTGGGGGTGAGCGGCTTATTTGCATCATGCCTTGTAACGCACTGTCCTCCAGAAAGGGCGTTATTGAAGCAAGAACGCCTGGCACTTGAGTTAcctgagggggaaactgaggcaggcatgcCTGACCTGCTGGGGCTGGGCGCCTGAGAGTTCTCTGGATCGGCGTCTGAAGGCCAGGTCCTTGGCCCTAGAGGGCCTCTGGGTGTGATCAAAAGTCCACAGTCCTCTCTGTGCCCTTGAATCCCCACGAGCCTCCCTGACCCCACAGGCTGTACTCTCCCCTCAGTCGTTGGCCTGGCCCCTGCAACTGACAGGCGGCCGAGCACAGACACAATAGGACCCAGAAGTCTGAGGACAGGGCGTCAGTCGGTTGCCGCGGGGCTGAGTGTGTTGTCGTTACCCATCCGACACCCGCCGGCAAAGAGGTGTCAGAAAGCACCTGCCGCGGATCAGTTATACCACCACCCCACCCTGGCAAGTGCCTCTGCGTCAGTTTCACCTGCTGCCTTTCAGAAGCACAATCAGCAACAGAAAGGATGACGCACCGGGTGTAAAAATAGATCCTCATTTACATATGGAACAGCTGGAAGTTCCTCTGTGGTCAAGGGGGTGCAAATCGAgagcaaaatttggccccatataAACATGCAATGGGACGGTTATTACAAGGGATTAAATATTAGCTAGTAATATCTCCCAATACCAGATCCTTTGCTGTCCAGAGGCCGTTGATTTCAATGGCTATAGGCCAGAAGGATTTTGTATTTAGTGCTGTGTGGGACATTCAGATAACGAGCTTCAGTACCCACACAAGGGCAGGAGAAACGTCCTTGTCAACTTCCTAGACTCTGCCTAGGCCCCATATTGCTGATAAATGAGGCAAAGAACCAATGCTGATTGTTGTCACTTTGAATTCTGGGCGCTGCTCTGCAGACGCACCACAGAGGGCATAAAGCAGTCCGGCGTAGACTCGCGGCACGGTTCTGTCTGGCCATCGTAAGCCAGCAATAAATCGAATCAATTAACCACCCACATGCAGAACTTTTCATTGTCCCCATGCCTTGCAGCACTCCTATCAGTCGGCCTCAAAGCACTTAAAGGAGGAGAGATTCTTATTCCCATTTTAaaggtgggaaaactgaggcacgtgacttgcccaaggtctctCGACccgccagtggcagagccaggaatgtaACCTGAGTCCCAGGGTAGTGTGCTGCCCATTGGCTCACACTGCCTCTCTGTGCAGCTGTGAGGTAGGCGGTGTCTCAGGTTGTCAGCATGTACATTCAGGCTGGATCCTCATATCCTTGCATGCCAGGGCCCTGATCCCAGAGAGACGCTTCTAGAGGCTGCCACCGTGGCAATAATAACCATGCTCTGTTTGTTCTGCACTGGCTCCGGCTGATCCCCGTGTGCTGTCCTTTGTCTCTTTCCCAGACACAGTGACGTTTTACCCGGAGGAGCTGTCCATGCCGGAGGGCAGCAACGCCAGCTTCTTCTGCAACATCTCCACGGCGAGCTTCTCTCGGTCGGACTACAGCTTAAACTGGTACAAAAAGATCAATTCCTCCCACAACCAAAAAATTGCAGAGTTGAATGGGAACGAACAACAACTCCAGAAGGAGAATTTCGTCCTCATCAACCACACTTCCACGGTGGAAATAAAGATCCTGAACCTCACCAAGAGCGACTCGGGGCATTACTACTGCGGGCTGATCATTTTCTCCTCGTTCAGCAAAGTGCTGGAAAGCAACGTGTCTCAGCTCACGGTGACAGGTTTGTTTCTGAGTGTAACGAACAAGCGTGCCGGTGTGTCTATtgccgccccctgctggaggggctcagagcagcccAGCTGTGGCCCGTAGACCCTGCGTGAGCTCTAGTGGTAGGAGCTTGTGTTTTTCGAGAAGCAAGTCTGAGCTGTGTCCTCGGGGCTGCATAAGAATgccagaacagccacactgggtcaggccaaaggcccatctagcccagcatcctgccttCCGACTGGCCAGTGccggtgccccagaaggaattaacagaacagggaatccatTGATCTGTTCCCtgattctgacaaacagaggctggggacaccatccctacccaccctggctaacagccattgatggacctaacctacaggaattgatctagttcttttttgaaccctgtcaaaatcctggtcttcacaacctcctgtggcaaggagttccacaggttaaatgCGTGTTGGGTgaggaaatactttcttttgcttgttttaaacctgccacctattaaggCTGCGGGGAAATCCCAGGCGTCTGTGCTACACAGTGAAGTTGAAGTTTTGTTACAATGCTCTCTTTACTGGCCTGAAAATTTTAAGTCCagcatctcttccccctcccgccgTCGCCGCGATGGCCCAGGGAGCCAGGTTAGAATGTGCCGTTTCTAGCTGCTCACATCAGCCAGCATCTCTGGCTGTGGTGTTTGCTTTTGCAGGTGGCCAGCCAAAGTCTAGGCTTGCTGCTTGCCAGCTATACGCCAGGCCCCCGCTTTCCAACCAGGACATGAGGGCAGCATCCGAAGACACCGCTCGGGGCGAGGGCCCCAGGGCTAGCCGCGGTTACATGTGCTTTCCTGGCCACAGCGCATGTCGTGACCGCCTCTGGTGCAGAGTTTATAAACCACACAGCCACATTTCCAGCAGCTGACCTGAGTCAAAACCAAACCAGGGCTGGGGCGGCCCCGCTGGGCTCGCGGCGGGTATCGGAAAGCATGTAGGTGGGGAGAGCTTGACCCATATCGAGCGCCTGGTGCACAGTGGTGCGGCTGCAGAAATGTGAACTCGGGGCATAAGCCCTGGGAGGTGACACTGGGCCATGGATATTTTTCTGTGCTACTGTCACTCCACCCCGTCCCCCGCCTCACGATCTGCTGCTGCAAGgacctctctcccccagctgcatGCCTGGAGGCAGATGCCCAAATCCATCACCCTCTCTCGCTCTGCTGCCCAATCCCAGCTCCTCTGCGTGGTCTGTTTCAGCGGCAGGAAACTCCCGCCCCCACCACCCCGGGGCCTGTATGTTTGCAGCTGCCGTGGCTGCAGGCAGGTGCTGCAGGCAGAAGTTGATCTCAGCCGCGTGGCCACGCAGGGAGTGTTGTCTCTGGATCATGGGCGCTCTGCTGAGCCCCCCGCGAGGGCCGGGACCCTACTCCCAGGCCCTGTCGAGACAGAGTCGAGGCGGGGGGGCGGCCTGTCGTGCCGGAGGAGGGGCGTTGGGTTGCCAGGCGTGTCCCAGAGATGACACTGTGTCTCCTTTCTGTTTGCCACCCCCTAAAGGAATCCTCGTCTCAAACGAATCCTCGCCCAGCGGGACCAAGGACGGGACCGAGGACGAGGTGGAAGACAACAGCTGGACAGGGGACTTTAACGTGCCTCTGATCGTCATCCCCAGCGTCGCCGGGGCCATGCTGCTGGGGCTGATCGCCTACATGCTCTCGTGCCGGATGCGAGGTGCGTCGTGGCGGGGCCCCGGCCTGTCTGTCTGGGCgagctggagagagggtggggcgCTGGAGGGAcccccccagggctgctggggaggggaggggagggcgagcTCCGCCATTCTGCCTCCATCCCGAGGCCCCGCCGGGTTGCAGTGCTCCCTGCCTCCCAGGCTCAGGCCCCAGAGGGCGGACGTCCCCTCGGCCCCACGGGAGCCTGGCTCGGCCCATGGGAGGCCAGAGGGGGACGGTACCAGGAACTCTCCGACGTCCCTGTGTGAAGGACGGTCAGCCCAAGGCGTGGGGCCTGGGCGAGGCGGGGCGGAGAGCGGGCCTGGCTGTGGCCGGAGGAGCTGGCCGGGCGGTctcaaggggaggggcagtggctgCCGTGGCTCCCCTCCATGCTGCCCCTTCCTCAGGCACAGGCCTCCGTGAGCGCCCCGGGGGCCAGGGCTGTTTCAGGGCAGCGTCCCCGGCGGATCAGCTGAGccagagccaggccaggcctgtccggtccctctgccccacagcccctcaggGCGGCGCCTGGCCCCGGCCAGCAGAGGCCGGGGCCCAGAGAGGTTGAGGTGCAGAGCCGGGGGTGCGTTTATGGGGCAGCTCCGAGCTGGCCACTCCCCTAGCTGGGGAGAGCGCTGGCTGGGGCCAGCGAGCTGTGAGGAGACCCCAGCCCACCCGTCCTCTTCCCCGCTAATGATGGATGCTGTAAGGCACCGGCCGTCTTACATGGGGCCCGGCCCTTCTACAGGAGGAGCCAGCAGCTCCGTGTCCTCGGCCAGGCTGGTGGGGCGAGAACCTGAGTGGGCCCTTTGCTCCTGAGCGGAGCGTTTGGGTAAAAAACCAGGGCGCAGCTGGGGAAGCTGGCGCTGGCTTTGAGAGGGGCTTTGGGGAGCCGTGTCTGGATGGGGCACACGCGCCGGGGGGCCTCAGGAAACGCCCGGGGAAGATGCTGCAGGCGGCAGGGTCCATGCAGTGCCAGAGTCATTCATAGATTTGCTGGGCGGGAGGTATAACACGGCTcactccccccgtcccctcccccggtGGAGCCCAGCACCTGTGCCGGGTCTAACCAAATGTGTTActttgcagggcagcagaaaCCACAAAGTGAAAACGCACCCTTGGTAAGTTCCCCGCCGTGCACAGGCGGCTGCGCGGCTGGGGCGCGAGGCGAGGCAGGAAAGGGCCGGGGCTTGCCGGGGCGTTAGGAGCAAGTGCCTTGTTCCTCGCAAGGGCTGCGGGGAGAATGGCTGGTCGATCCCCAGGCCGATTTCTCCTGGGGCAGTGCAACCCGCCAGCAACCAACGAGAAAGCAGAGGGAGAAACAAGCGATTGTGAGACTCGTGGAGTCGGCCAAATACCTTGGCTTGCAGCCCGTGTAGCATTGGTATCCGTCACAGTAACTGATTGACGGTACATTTCCATCGCTGTCCCCAAACACCCCCCCAGCACACCGAGCAGAGACACAAACACGCCAGCCCCCTTGCACTGCACAGCGCCGCGTGCTGGAAACAGGCAGGGAGCGAATGCAGTTCTCCCAGCTGGAGTCAGGCCAGGACGATTGGCTCAACAGCCCTCCTTTTGCTAAAAGGGTGTGTGGACCTCCATCAGGCTCGAAAAGTGCAGCCCATGATGTGTCTGACTGCCCCTacctgggccagccctgactCAGGGGAGTGCTCCCTGCAAAATCACTAGCACCTCCATGTAGACGTCTCAGcccatgttccctctaactttttccacccatgtgcagaataaattttgttccgtgtgtaaccaccaccaaggcagatttgaacctgggatctcggGAGCTGACTAtagaagcctctaccctctgagctaaaagccagctagctcccagcccatgctgtagcgatctcttgatcttaactgttgcagtggtctaggtgccacttgcagtagtcagtaaccacactaggtgtgtgagttacacgtgcaccaaggcaggtgccGACCTGCACGACCAATAGATACGCACGCTGCCGGCTATGGGCAGGAGGGGCTAATCACCTGgctttctcctgggtggccacccaagcgcttggcttacagggaacaccggtCTCATCCAGTTACGAGACAGGTCCGACCCTGTGAGTTTGTGAGCGCTCATGGGGTTATAGTGCCAGGAGTTTTGATTGCAGCCTTGCTGATTTCCAAGCATTGGCTGCTCTCTTATAATGCCTTGTCGTGAGAGTCTACAGAAGCTCAGGCTTCTTCGTTGATCCAAGACAAGGTTAAGTGGTACCCATCCAGGGAAGAGCTTGAATATagcaacaaaacaaacacacaaaaaacactGTGAtgagatccagtggctggaagccaaAGCTCGACCAGACCAGAAACAAGGTGCACGTTTTAAATTCAGAGTCCTTAACCCTTGGGCCCTCCTTAACCCCCGGGCCCTCCTTAACCCCcttggcccacaacattttggcacctgaggcggggagctcaaatgacgcccccgtgtcccctcgcttgggccaaaactttgaaaggtctcaattctgccttcttcctgttctactcctctcctgGTACCACTCTGCTACCTacctatgcaccagcagcagacacaattttctacactctgggtcctagtggcaccctccctcactccataggtggctgcctcagtttgcctcatggtaaggccagccctgggagaggaggtgggTTTGCCGTCCCATGGAGCCTTTAAATCAGTgtatcttaaactttttaagaccaaggatttttttgttgagcaaaaaaaaaaaagagtagcctgcccctttaaggatggctgttttgaactctgttgttctccgcagcacaccagAACACggcttaagaaacactgctttaaatcaaggcggggggggggggtttaaaaaCGTATACTTGATCCCCAGCGAACAGCGGCAGCTCTAGAGCTGGTGCTAAACAGGCGCTCCGAAGGGACGCGCagcatggtcccttctggccttccaCGGGGTGAAtctgtgcgtgggggggggggggggatccataGAGAAGTCAGTCGTGTGTGGCTGGGATGCTGAGTAAAAATGGCCCCTCTTGTTGTGCAGAAGGACGACCAGCCCCCGGGGATAACGGTGTACACGGTGGATTACGGCGTGTTGGAGTTCCAGCAGGAGAAGCTAAAGGCCCTGGTGGAGAGCCCCACGTCTGACCACACGGAATACGCCACCATCGTGTTCGCGGAAGAGAAGCCTGTAACcccagagagggggaagagaacgAAAAGCCCCTCTACCCAAGCACAGCCTTGCTGACGGGCGGGGAGCCCCGCCAGGCCGCTTCTTCCTGGTGGTCACCACTCGACAGCTTTCTTGGAGGCGCTCACACTGGGAGGTGGCCCTCTTTGGACACGCTGGTCATGGATGTGCACCAGCCCcggctctcctgcctccccgtcTCGGGCGACCACATTCATGACGGACACTTTACGGCACCGGGCCGTCTTCCGTGGGGACCGTCCCTTCTCCGGGAGGTGGCAAGCCATTGGTTGCTGCTCAGGGAGGCGTTCACGCGGATTCGCCGGACCAACGGGCCCGCGGCGGGAGCCCGACGCTGCCCCATGTGGGGTCCTTGGCTTTGGTTTCTTGCGCTGCAGAGGTGGATTGCAGCGGCAGCATGATCCGTCCCTGGGGTGGTGGGGAAGAAGTGGAGTCATTGGAGTCAGGTGGGCTCCAAAGAGAGGCCTTCCCCGGCCTCCTCCTTTGTTAGGAGGCTGATACCAAGCCTGGGTCTGGGAGAGGGTAAATCGGTGGAAAGGTGGATGCAGGGGCACCCCCAGGATGATACTACCATGGACAACCAGGGCCGTCTTGGATGCAAGTCCACGTCATGGACTTGCCATTGCACAGACACTGATCTCTCCGTCCTTGGTCTCCCCAGGCCAACCGGAGCTCCAATGTGCCTCTTTGGACTGCCTGCTGGGTTTGAACCTACTAAGAAATCTTAACGTTGGGAGATAGCTGTAAATGCACGCACCTGGCGGCAGGGTGCAAGGACCCTAGGAAACAGGCTACAGCCCTGATGCGTGCTGCCCTCCGTAAGAGCTGCAGCacccaggtggggggcagggggtctgctcgggggggcagcagacaggaGAAGGTTGCTCTTCCTGTCCTGTGCCAAGCGAGCTCTgcgggagaagctgcctggcGTGTAACCCCGCGTGTCGAAAGACGACTGGGAAACGGGCTGCAGCGGCTTGGTTTCCTGTTCCATAGTTTCACGTATTTGCACTTGAGATTTAAGAGCTCCAGGTGAGTGGAGCTGGATTGAAACCCAACGGGGTGGAAATCCAGATTCTAGGCGGCGCACGGACTGGGCGCGCCTGGCTTCTGACCCGCCCTGCTGGAATCCTGGGGACTATGGGAGCAGGACATGTCACTCCCGGGGTTCACGGTCCCCGAGGGCCTGATCTTGTTGAGAGGGTGCTTGGCTCTCGGCGGCAGCACccccgggg is from Pelodiscus sinensis isolate JC-2024 chromosome 10, ASM4963464v1, whole genome shotgun sequence and encodes:
- the LOC102445197 gene encoding programmed cell death protein 1-like, with product MLLRAVCLCAVLLTCGPALLLSLPDTVTFYPEELSMPEGSNASFFCNISTASFSRSDYSLNWYKKINSSHNQKIAELNGNEQQLQKENFVLINHTSTVEIKILNLTKSDSGHYYCGLIIFSSFSKVLESNVSQLTVTGILVSNESSPSGTKDGTEDEVEDNSWTGDFNVPLIVIPSVAGAMLLGLIAYMLSCRMRGQQKPQSENAPLKDDQPPGITVYTVDYGVLEFQQEKLKALVESPTSDHTEYATIVFAEEKPVTPERGKRTKSPSTQAQPC